A genomic stretch from Sulfobacillus thermosulfidooxidans includes:
- a CDS encoding PLP-dependent cysteine synthase family protein: MPDKGSILPNILGAIGHTPLIALQRIVPENGVRIAIKFEAVNPGGSIKDRIAPALIEVAEREHRLKPGGTVIEATAGNTGIALAMVAAVKGYRALFVVPDKMSADKIAILKAYGAEVKIVPDVGRDDENNYQNVAKRLAEEIPGGCYMGQFEQEANPHAHYLSTGPEIWEQTEGQVRAVVAGAGTGGTITGIGRYLKEKDPNILVIGADPVGSIFTGPVAPFKLEGMGEDYYPQTLDMRVVDRWIAVSDEEAFDMTRRLAREEGILAGGSSGAMVHVALKIARELNPGALIVALAPDTGRNYLSSIFHGHGHGDGFFQ, encoded by the coding sequence ATGCCTGATAAGGGCAGCATCTTACCGAATATCCTCGGGGCGATAGGGCATACGCCCCTGATCGCATTACAACGGATCGTACCGGAGAATGGCGTTCGTATTGCCATTAAATTTGAAGCCGTAAATCCTGGAGGTAGCATTAAAGACCGCATTGCGCCGGCGTTAATCGAGGTGGCAGAACGAGAACACCGCCTAAAACCCGGGGGAACCGTAATCGAAGCCACCGCGGGTAACACAGGCATTGCTTTAGCAATGGTGGCAGCCGTCAAGGGCTACCGCGCCTTGTTTGTTGTGCCAGATAAGATGAGCGCAGATAAAATTGCGATTCTTAAAGCTTACGGAGCCGAAGTGAAAATTGTCCCAGATGTTGGTCGTGACGACGAAAACAACTACCAAAATGTGGCAAAACGGTTAGCAGAAGAAATTCCAGGGGGATGTTATATGGGCCAGTTTGAACAAGAGGCCAATCCCCATGCCCATTATTTATCGACTGGTCCTGAGATTTGGGAACAAACTGAAGGACAGGTGCGTGCCGTTGTGGCTGGAGCGGGTACTGGTGGAACGATTACAGGCATTGGGCGCTATTTGAAAGAAAAAGATCCGAACATCTTAGTAATTGGTGCGGATCCGGTCGGTTCGATTTTTACGGGGCCTGTAGCACCATTTAAGTTAGAAGGTATGGGGGAGGATTATTATCCCCAAACCCTGGACATGCGTGTGGTTGACCGCTGGATAGCGGTCTCTGACGAAGAAGCTTTTGACATGACAAGGCGATTAGCGCGGGAGGAAGGAATTTTGGCGGGAGGTTCTTCGGGAGCTATGGTACATGTTGCCTTAAAGATTGCTCGGGAATTAAATCCCGGCGCTTTAATCGTGGCTCTTGCGCCGGATACAGGGCGTAATTATCTCAGCAGCATTTTCCATGGTCATGGACATGGCGATGGATTTTTTCAATGA
- a CDS encoding MFS transporter produces MQHPQPVKPRLSLSQNLALSFYWLTSNIQWTALIIIVVPRAVLYIVGRSASTSVLSSLVVLGSIIATFVQPWAGWISDRVRHAWGRRRPYILWGTAGNVLGLIIMAYSGHSLLLFALGYLMVQFFSNLAQAAYQALIPDLVSEEQRGLASGWMGFMTQLAIIFGALAPNYFGDPAIYWILSALLVLGWGVTQFGVHEMDSRQFVVPRVTFAQGLRQLWISPRAFPDFWWVFVTRLMIMLGFATLENYLFYYLKFTVGLNDPESTVFRLLALLTLGSLISVLTAGWLSDRVHKRRILVFVGGLLMGATALTFVFTHSMFLILAMGLVFGVGYGIYLSTDWALAVDVLPPGPTQGRSMGLWQASFNLGQVGAGFIAGLLIGSLSHVMPLGQAYRLLFLITFLYFGTGSVLIYRVRTAA; encoded by the coding sequence GTGCAACATCCTCAGCCCGTAAAACCGCGCTTGTCCTTGTCACAAAATCTAGCCTTGAGCTTCTATTGGTTAACGTCAAACATTCAATGGACCGCTCTGATCATTATTGTGGTGCCCCGCGCGGTTTTATATATTGTGGGTCGTAGTGCATCCACTAGTGTTTTGTCTTCGCTTGTCGTATTAGGGTCTATCATTGCCACCTTCGTACAGCCGTGGGCAGGTTGGATTAGCGATCGTGTACGCCATGCATGGGGCAGGCGTCGCCCGTATATTTTATGGGGCACAGCAGGCAATGTGCTCGGGCTGATTATTATGGCGTACTCCGGGCATTCCTTACTCCTATTTGCCTTGGGTTACTTAATGGTGCAATTTTTCTCAAATCTTGCTCAAGCAGCGTATCAGGCTCTCATTCCCGACTTGGTATCGGAAGAACAACGAGGATTAGCATCAGGATGGATGGGATTCATGACGCAACTAGCTATCATTTTTGGGGCGTTAGCCCCCAATTATTTTGGGGATCCAGCCATTTACTGGATCCTTTCGGCCCTATTAGTGCTCGGTTGGGGTGTGACACAGTTTGGCGTTCATGAGATGGACTCGCGTCAGTTTGTGGTTCCCCGAGTAACTTTTGCTCAAGGACTTCGCCAATTATGGATCTCTCCTCGCGCATTTCCGGATTTTTGGTGGGTATTTGTCACACGGCTTATGATCATGTTAGGCTTTGCCACTTTGGAGAATTATTTGTTTTATTATCTCAAATTTACCGTTGGTCTTAACGATCCGGAATCCACTGTCTTTCGGTTATTGGCACTATTAACTTTAGGGTCATTAATTTCTGTGCTTACCGCCGGATGGCTATCGGATCGAGTGCATAAACGCCGAATACTCGTATTTGTAGGAGGATTGTTAATGGGGGCGACAGCCTTAACGTTTGTTTTCACCCACAGCATGTTTCTCATTTTAGCCATGGGCTTAGTTTTTGGCGTGGGTTATGGGATTTATTTGTCGACAGATTGGGCATTGGCAGTCGATGTATTACCGCCGGGACCAACCCAGGGACGTAGCATGGGATTATGGCAAGCGTCTTTTAATTTGGGCCAAGTTGGCGCTGGGTTTATTGCTGGCCTCTTAATCGGTTCTTTATCCCATGTTATGCCCTTGGGCCAGGCCTACCGCTTGCTCTTTTTAATCACGTTTCTTTATTTTGGAACCGGTTCTGTACTCATTTACCGCGTGCGCACAGCCGCATAA
- a CDS encoding DHHA1 domain-containing protein, which translates to MTQRGWLITHKNCLDGATAAIVGEQSGLTPIFIEPDRVLDGLAMIADDAPIYLADVSLKPEHYQGVSSRIAKLLDHHQSALPLSHYPNVLIDLSKSGSHLFYTFAVDQGWLRPTPEWERLVYTVERYDLWKPAHEPGQNLNRLFHTLGYDWYRERFAAGWNPYQSHEQALLADLIFREKQYMREQLKRSVKIWSPLPMVAIALSEEGATNELAHRLLAEGAALVVFIKPDGRLSARSDVRVDAAKLMEDVFSGGGHARAAGGRLDLPGPYDQETARAVLERIANYLRLNSERLSK; encoded by the coding sequence ATGACACAGCGTGGATGGCTTATAACGCACAAAAACTGTCTAGATGGGGCCACTGCTGCCATCGTCGGCGAACAGTCTGGTTTGACTCCGATTTTCATCGAGCCGGACCGCGTCCTGGACGGATTGGCCATGATTGCCGATGATGCTCCGATCTACTTGGCTGATGTGTCTCTTAAACCTGAGCACTATCAAGGAGTATCGTCTCGTATCGCAAAACTATTGGATCATCATCAATCAGCCTTGCCACTCAGCCATTACCCCAATGTACTGATTGACCTGAGTAAATCTGGATCCCATCTTTTTTACACATTCGCCGTGGATCAAGGATGGTTAAGGCCTACACCCGAGTGGGAACGGCTCGTATACACGGTCGAGCGATATGATTTGTGGAAACCTGCGCATGAACCCGGTCAAAATCTTAACCGACTATTTCATACATTGGGCTATGATTGGTATCGGGAACGGTTTGCCGCAGGTTGGAACCCCTATCAGTCTCATGAGCAAGCGCTGCTGGCGGATCTCATCTTCCGCGAAAAACAATACATGAGAGAGCAACTCAAGCGTTCTGTGAAAATCTGGTCGCCACTACCGATGGTTGCTATTGCACTTAGTGAAGAAGGAGCAACCAATGAACTTGCCCACCGGTTATTGGCTGAAGGAGCTGCTCTTGTGGTTTTTATCAAGCCCGATGGCCGTTTATCCGCCCGCAGTGATGTACGGGTCGATGCGGCCAAACTGATGGAAGATGTATTTTCCGGTGGAGGTCATGCCCGTGCTGCCGGCGGACGGCTCGATCTGCCAGGACCTTATGACCAAGAAACAGCCCGAGCCGTCCTGGAACGGATTGCGAACTATTTGCGTCTTAACTCTGAGAGACTGTCAAAATAA
- a CDS encoding NAD(P)H-quinone oxidoreductase — MKAIVLNEFGGPEVLQVQEIPIPECGPGDILIRIHAAGVNRADLLERQGLYPPPDPKPEFQIPGLECAGVVVQVGRRVTRFHEGDRVMALVSGGAYAEYVACPQDNAWIIPQELSDIEAAGIPEAFLTAYDALFDKARLTMGQKVLIHAGAGGVGSAAIQLAHQAGLHVATTVGSAAKVQRVLGFGAERAINYRERDFVEEVREWSHGAGVDAVLDFIGQDYLSRNLASLKTGGVLVIIGTLSGGDASVNLREVLSRRLNIRGTVLRSRPDYDKMHLIQEFQERTMAFFATGQLRAVIDKTFSLEQAGLAHQYMVTNQNVGKIILTVSQS; from the coding sequence GTGAAGGCCATTGTTTTAAATGAATTTGGAGGTCCGGAAGTCTTACAGGTTCAAGAGATTCCCATTCCTGAATGCGGACCTGGTGACATTTTAATTCGCATTCACGCTGCTGGTGTCAACCGCGCTGACTTATTGGAGCGCCAAGGGTTGTATCCACCTCCAGATCCTAAGCCCGAATTCCAAATCCCGGGTTTGGAATGTGCGGGAGTTGTTGTGCAAGTCGGCCGACGCGTAACCCGTTTTCATGAAGGTGATCGGGTGATGGCCCTCGTTTCAGGGGGAGCCTACGCCGAGTACGTTGCCTGTCCTCAGGACAACGCTTGGATCATTCCTCAGGAGTTAAGCGATATTGAAGCGGCAGGGATACCCGAAGCCTTTCTGACCGCGTATGACGCATTATTTGATAAGGCTCGGCTAACCATGGGCCAAAAGGTCTTAATTCATGCCGGCGCTGGAGGGGTCGGTTCCGCCGCGATACAACTAGCTCACCAGGCCGGTTTACACGTGGCCACCACAGTGGGATCCGCGGCGAAGGTTCAACGCGTGTTAGGCTTTGGTGCGGAACGAGCGATTAACTACCGGGAACGAGATTTCGTCGAAGAGGTGCGTGAATGGTCTCACGGAGCTGGCGTCGACGCCGTATTAGATTTTATCGGCCAAGATTATTTATCCCGTAATTTGGCGAGTTTGAAAACGGGAGGCGTACTTGTCATAATCGGGACTTTAAGCGGTGGTGATGCATCAGTCAACCTCCGAGAGGTCTTAAGTCGCCGTCTCAATATTCGTGGAACGGTTTTACGGTCGCGTCCCGATTATGACAAAATGCACTTGATTCAGGAATTTCAAGAAAGAACCATGGCGTTTTTTGCCACGGGTCAATTACGGGCGGTGATTGATAAAACCTTCTCTTTAGAACAGGCCGGCCTAGCCCACCAGTACATGGTGACCAACCAAAATGTCGGGAAGATTATTTTGACAGTCTCTCAGAGTTAA
- a CDS encoding MFS transporter: protein MSFSALVLVMAVATGASVANLYYNQPLLALMARTFHVGPAAIGVVPMLTQIGYATGLLLFVPLADLWERKKLIAGLFGLTAVTLEIVSVLPQFSAFLIANFALGAVTVVPQVIVPVAADIAPDSQRGRVVGIVMSGLLIGVLSARMISGVIGDWLGWQAVYRFAGILMMMFVIVVITIFPISRPHTRPLTYRKLLYSLGPIILREPELVKASLTGAALFGTFSAFWTTLTFRLNTTPYHYTASIIGLFGLLGIAGASIAPIAGRLADKRDPRITITVAIVVVTLSWLLMWPLSSHLWALILGIILLDLGVQAGQISNQYRIYALRPDARARVNTIYMATYFLGGSVGSGVASLAWAHAHWTGVTFTALGLLSVAIITHIASLRRLPLMKSV from the coding sequence ATGTCCTTTTCTGCCCTGGTCCTGGTGATGGCTGTCGCCACCGGAGCAAGTGTCGCCAATCTTTATTATAATCAGCCTTTGCTGGCTTTGATGGCCCGAACCTTTCATGTGGGCCCGGCCGCTATAGGCGTTGTGCCCATGCTGACACAAATTGGATACGCGACTGGCCTTTTGCTGTTCGTTCCATTAGCCGATTTATGGGAACGGAAAAAATTAATCGCCGGATTATTTGGACTAACCGCTGTGACCTTGGAAATTGTATCGGTGCTGCCACAGTTTTCAGCATTTTTGATAGCCAATTTTGCGTTGGGAGCGGTAACGGTTGTACCGCAAGTGATCGTACCTGTAGCCGCAGATATAGCTCCCGACAGTCAACGAGGTCGCGTAGTAGGGATTGTTATGAGCGGATTACTGATCGGAGTTTTATCTGCTCGCATGATTAGCGGCGTAATCGGAGATTGGTTAGGATGGCAGGCCGTCTACCGGTTCGCTGGTATTTTAATGATGATGTTTGTGATCGTCGTGATAACCATTTTCCCCATCTCTAGGCCACACACGCGACCTTTAACCTACAGAAAATTGCTGTACTCTTTAGGTCCCATCATCCTGAGAGAACCTGAATTGGTCAAAGCGTCTTTAACGGGTGCTGCACTTTTTGGAACTTTTAGTGCATTTTGGACCACATTAACATTTCGTTTAAATACAACGCCTTATCATTATACGGCGTCTATCATTGGGTTGTTTGGCTTACTCGGCATTGCGGGGGCCAGTATCGCCCCTATTGCAGGCCGCCTGGCTGACAAACGTGATCCGCGTATCACCATTACTGTGGCTATAGTCGTAGTGACCCTGTCGTGGCTATTGATGTGGCCGTTGTCATCTCATCTGTGGGCCCTCATCCTTGGCATTATTCTCCTGGATTTAGGCGTCCAAGCCGGACAAATCTCGAATCAGTACCGAATTTATGCGCTGCGTCCTGATGCCAGAGCCCGGGTTAATACCATATATATGGCCACTTATTTTTTAGGTGGTTCCGTGGGTTCGGGAGTAGCCAGTTTAGCTTGGGCCCATGCACACTGGACAGGAGTAACTTTCACCGCGCTAGGCCTTCTTAGTGTGGCGATAATTACTCACATTGCCAGCCTGAGACGGCTTCCTCTGATGAAATCGGTATGA
- a CDS encoding peptidylprolyl isomerase yields the protein MKTLTAKFFRFLSIVGVSSTLATITAGCGQQAAKTPTHPKQVASGRNLRWNAPPKMFINPNKHYSATVDTTAGSFVITLFAKQDPVAVNNFVFLADHNFFNGDEIFRVIKPFMFQTGDPLNNGTGGPGYQWNGEKPTFPYQPGIVAMANANNPNTNGSQFFVCTGPESTSLNQDPIYTELGRVTKGWNVVQKIASGPVKTNPMTGEDSLPIHPYYITSVTISVGGSQ from the coding sequence GTGAAAACTTTGACAGCCAAATTCTTTCGTTTTTTGAGCATTGTAGGTGTATCCAGCACTTTAGCCACTATAACTGCCGGGTGTGGGCAACAAGCAGCCAAAACTCCCACGCACCCCAAGCAAGTAGCCAGCGGGCGAAATTTGCGGTGGAATGCACCACCCAAAATGTTTATAAATCCAAATAAACATTATTCAGCAACAGTTGATACCACGGCAGGAAGTTTTGTCATTACGTTATTTGCTAAGCAAGACCCGGTAGCCGTAAATAATTTCGTGTTCCTAGCCGACCACAACTTTTTCAATGGTGATGAAATCTTTCGTGTGATTAAACCCTTCATGTTTCAAACAGGTGATCCGTTAAACAACGGAACAGGCGGTCCTGGGTACCAGTGGAATGGAGAAAAACCGACGTTTCCTTATCAACCAGGCATCGTCGCGATGGCTAATGCCAACAATCCGAACACCAATGGTAGTCAGTTTTTCGTCTGTACTGGGCCTGAAAGCACCAGTTTAAATCAAGATCCCATTTACACAGAACTCGGACGCGTCACCAAAGGGTGGAATGTTGTTCAAAAAATTGCCAGCGGACCCGTGAAAACCAATCCCATGACTGGTGAGGATTCATTACCCATTCATCCCTATTACATTACTTCCGTGACCATTTCCGTCGGCGGATCACAATAA
- a CDS encoding low molecular weight protein-tyrosine-phosphatase: protein MWVNAKQPIRVLFVCAGNICRSPMAEAIFRAKVQEKGLADQFVIDSAGTGSWHVGELPHKGTQAILKSHHIAFDGIRARQIKANDARNFDWILVMDQDNWNDVKALMPEAQNVHKVLEFSSSAERNVPDPFFTGGFEHVYALLEEALDNFLQVAIDRARQN, encoded by the coding sequence ATGTGGGTGAATGCTAAACAACCTATTCGCGTATTATTTGTCTGCGCCGGAAACATTTGCCGTTCTCCAATGGCGGAAGCTATTTTCCGGGCCAAAGTGCAGGAAAAAGGGTTAGCGGATCAATTTGTTATTGATTCCGCGGGAACCGGTTCATGGCATGTTGGGGAATTACCACATAAGGGAACGCAGGCGATATTGAAATCACATCATATCGCCTTTGACGGCATTCGCGCCCGCCAAATAAAGGCCAATGATGCCCGAAATTTCGATTGGATTTTGGTCATGGATCAAGACAATTGGAACGATGTGAAAGCCTTGATGCCAGAAGCCCAAAATGTTCATAAGGTCCTCGAGTTTTCCTCTAGCGCTGAGCGCAATGTCCCCGATCCGTTTTTTACGGGGGGATTTGAGCACGTTTATGCTTTATTAGAAGAAGCGCTCGACAACTTTTTACAAGTGGCCATCGATCGGGCACGGCAGAATTAA
- a CDS encoding SOS response-associated peptidase: MCGRFSATFSWQDLTDRWPVEHDLNPPWTPRFNVAPTQNVLTIGQRVNGQWKAAWVHWGVSVHHSLLINARRESVYNKPLFREGYHHQRVIVPADGFYEWERSTRQPFRFTLDRVFAIASILIASPARDSWHVVLLTTQADGVIRPIHDRMPWVLTDEQVPLWLARQSDAYQSLTVESNSWHVYPVSKKLNDAHNDSPDLILPCPIDGHL, encoded by the coding sequence ATGTGCGGACGGTTTAGTGCGACATTTTCTTGGCAAGATTTAACAGATAGATGGCCGGTCGAACACGACCTTAATCCTCCATGGACTCCACGCTTTAATGTTGCTCCAACTCAGAATGTGTTGACGATTGGTCAACGCGTAAATGGGCAATGGAAAGCGGCATGGGTGCACTGGGGTGTGTCTGTTCATCATTCATTGTTGATTAATGCTCGCCGTGAATCAGTGTATAACAAACCTCTTTTTCGTGAGGGCTATCACCACCAAAGAGTGATTGTTCCGGCGGATGGATTTTATGAATGGGAAAGGTCGACACGTCAACCTTTCCGCTTTACTTTAGACAGAGTTTTTGCCATTGCGAGCATTTTAATCGCTTCACCAGCGCGCGATTCTTGGCATGTCGTTCTTTTAACCACCCAAGCGGATGGTGTCATCCGCCCTATTCATGACCGGATGCCATGGGTCTTAACAGACGAACAGGTGCCTTTATGGTTAGCTCGTCAAAGTGATGCTTACCAATCGTTAACGGTCGAGTCAAATTCATGGCATGTTTATCCCGTTTCGAAGAAGCTTAATGACGCCCACAATGATAGTCCCGACTTAATTCTGCCGTGCCCGATCGATGGCCACTTGTAA
- a CDS encoding damage-control phosphatase ARMT1 family protein yields the protein MKISSECAACVYLQLMRTLDHQKVNNHVAIQAQVMSRLASQWETLDNPGIAVYLMYEIAQKNNKVKDPYREDKRLANSMAETYWQQRPIPIDDLERRFLYAAAANIIDAGLGDNTQRLFLQLDRAIQQGFARNDIQKFVQAIPASGKILYISDNAGEIVFDRELIRSLRHKGWHVSILVRHHTFLNDVTRDDVEEMGLSSVADTVLDFGEDFTMWKLSDEDLQAWQEKYDGVIIKGIANLEALSHRNLQVPALFLYRAKCPPSARLAGVEGNTNVAWLKE from the coding sequence ATGAAAATATCGTCTGAATGTGCAGCATGTGTCTACTTGCAACTCATGCGAACCTTGGACCATCAAAAAGTGAATAACCATGTGGCCATTCAAGCTCAAGTCATGAGTCGCTTAGCTTCCCAATGGGAAACATTAGACAATCCTGGCATCGCCGTTTATCTCATGTATGAAATTGCGCAGAAAAACAACAAGGTGAAAGATCCCTACCGCGAAGACAAACGACTCGCAAACAGCATGGCTGAGACATACTGGCAGCAGCGTCCCATCCCCATAGATGATTTGGAGCGTCGATTTTTATATGCGGCAGCTGCCAATATTATTGATGCCGGATTAGGTGACAATACCCAGCGTCTTTTCCTGCAATTAGATCGGGCGATCCAACAAGGATTTGCACGCAATGACATTCAAAAATTTGTTCAGGCCATACCCGCATCAGGGAAAATCCTCTATATTAGCGATAATGCAGGGGAAATTGTTTTTGACCGCGAATTAATTCGGAGTTTACGCCATAAGGGATGGCATGTCAGTATTCTGGTGCGACATCATACTTTTTTAAATGATGTCACACGTGATGATGTCGAGGAAATGGGTTTGTCTAGCGTGGCTGATACCGTGCTGGATTTCGGAGAGGATTTTACCATGTGGAAATTATCTGATGAGGACCTTCAAGCATGGCAAGAAAAATATGACGGGGTCATCATTAAAGGGATTGCGAATCTCGAAGCCTTATCCCACCGAAATCTCCAGGTCCCAGCGCTATTTTTATACCGCGCGAAGTGTCCTCCTTCCGCTCGGCTCGCAGGGGTTGAGGGCAACACCAATGTGGCATGGTTGAAGGAATAA